From the Oleiharenicola lentus genome, one window contains:
- a CDS encoding LacI family DNA-binding transcriptional regulator — protein MEQRPTMADIALRAGVHVSTVSRALNAQASVPTETRNRILSIATAMGYRIDPLTAALMRSRRLGRPASHKANLGFIVSESRKQAWRPRSWIWEVFGGAKEQAEHAGYSLEVFWAEHNESASAAFTRMLLARGIQGLILAPEHEAPLTFNLDWEKFAVISLHYGPSKVIPRFHQLVSNHFQSMIQVCRRCRELGYERVGLVLRDHPDTHYEYGRLILGAYQAAMDEAHRLHAVPPHTVRELDPEDISVWARQHQVDAIVQAGGGYSAQFEPPALINRLRHHGYDIGGRQGLVIMAHRKEFDMAVVDERTEILGRTASRLLIEYIQQNQRGVPDDPIVFQLAGKYHDGMTLPRRTNSFLPLNNSRTVTHAHH, from the coding sequence ATGGAGCAACGCCCCACTATGGCTGACATAGCTCTCCGCGCCGGCGTGCATGTATCCACTGTATCTCGGGCGCTGAATGCCCAAGCTTCGGTCCCGACGGAAACACGGAACCGAATTCTTTCCATCGCCACGGCAATGGGCTACCGGATTGACCCGCTCACCGCCGCATTGATGCGCTCGCGCCGGCTGGGGCGTCCCGCCTCACACAAGGCCAACCTGGGTTTCATTGTCTCAGAGTCGCGCAAACAGGCCTGGCGGCCGCGCTCGTGGATCTGGGAGGTTTTCGGAGGCGCCAAAGAGCAGGCGGAGCATGCCGGCTATTCTCTCGAGGTGTTCTGGGCCGAACACAACGAATCCGCCTCTGCCGCTTTCACACGCATGCTGCTGGCCCGTGGAATCCAAGGACTGATTCTAGCGCCTGAGCATGAGGCGCCGCTCACTTTCAATCTGGATTGGGAAAAATTCGCCGTGATCTCGTTGCACTACGGTCCCTCCAAGGTGATTCCCCGCTTTCACCAATTGGTGAGCAACCATTTCCAGTCCATGATCCAGGTCTGCCGCCGCTGCCGTGAACTCGGCTACGAGCGCGTTGGTCTGGTCCTCCGTGACCATCCCGACACCCACTATGAATACGGCCGGCTGATCCTCGGCGCATACCAGGCCGCCATGGATGAGGCGCACCGGCTCCACGCCGTTCCACCGCACACGGTGCGCGAACTTGATCCGGAAGATATATCAGTGTGGGCTCGGCAACATCAGGTGGATGCCATCGTCCAAGCCGGCGGAGGATATTCGGCCCAATTTGAACCGCCCGCGCTGATCAACCGGCTACGCCATCACGGATACGACATAGGTGGCCGGCAAGGCCTCGTCATCATGGCCCATCGCAAGGAATTCGACATGGCTGTGGTGGACGAACGAACCGAAATATTGGGCCGCACCGCAAGCCGTCTGCTAATCGAATATATCCAGCAAAACCAACGCGGGGTGCCGGATGATCCAATCGTTTTTCAATTGGCTGGAAAATATCACGACGGGATGACCCTGCCAAGGCGGACCAACTCCTTTCTGCCTCTCAACAACAGTCGAACGGTCACGCACGCACATCATTAA
- a CDS encoding zinc-dependent alcohol dehydrogenase → MKEQKLHRVVRLHGPCDLRLETRQLRTPGDNDVIVSVGAVGVCGSDLHLYNEARIGTTKLAEPFIPGHEFMGTVVAAGPASSDALGQSLRLGQRVAIEPHIACGNCTWCMCGQSNLCPHHIFLGLPGCDGALAEQVIVPGRQCYPLPDSISDNAGALLEALGVAMHAASLARIRANEAVVVVGLGSIGLMLVRLAALIGAAPLIAVDPLPWRAKFARHWGATHTHTGTLNSMPERMRRASGPHGSPTVFETAWAGTAISDCVHAAAPGARVVLVGIPADDTFSLPHSVARRKGLTLLFSRRMGAEMPLAIRLASLSHEGVNLDELVTHEWRLDQTARAFSQNARYADGVLKSVVHPQR, encoded by the coding sequence ATGAAAGAACAGAAACTACACCGTGTTGTGCGCTTGCACGGCCCATGTGATTTGCGACTTGAAACCCGACAATTACGCACGCCTGGCGACAACGATGTAATCGTATCCGTGGGTGCAGTAGGAGTGTGTGGATCAGACCTTCATCTCTACAACGAGGCTCGCATTGGCACCACCAAGCTCGCAGAGCCGTTCATTCCTGGACACGAATTCATGGGCACAGTGGTTGCTGCGGGCCCCGCGTCTAGCGACGCCTTAGGCCAGTCACTGCGGCTCGGTCAACGTGTGGCCATCGAACCACACATAGCCTGCGGGAACTGCACTTGGTGCATGTGCGGCCAGTCCAATCTATGCCCTCACCACATTTTCCTCGGACTGCCCGGCTGCGACGGCGCACTGGCCGAGCAAGTGATTGTTCCGGGCCGCCAATGCTACCCATTGCCGGATAGTATAAGCGATAACGCTGGAGCACTGCTTGAGGCGCTCGGCGTCGCGATGCATGCGGCCAGCCTGGCTCGCATCCGCGCAAATGAGGCGGTCGTGGTGGTCGGCTTGGGTTCAATCGGACTCATGCTGGTCCGACTCGCCGCCCTGATTGGTGCTGCTCCGTTAATCGCGGTCGATCCGCTGCCTTGGCGTGCCAAGTTCGCGCGACACTGGGGTGCGACCCACACCCACACCGGCACACTCAACAGCATGCCCGAGCGCATGCGCCGAGCGAGTGGCCCACATGGCTCGCCGACCGTTTTTGAAACCGCCTGGGCGGGAACTGCCATTTCGGATTGTGTGCATGCCGCGGCGCCCGGGGCACGCGTGGTGTTGGTCGGCATCCCTGCGGACGACACATTTTCCCTTCCCCACTCTGTAGCGCGCCGCAAAGGACTGACCCTGCTTTTCAGCCGCCGCATGGGCGCAGAAATGCCATTGGCAATCAGACTGGCTTCGCTGTCACACGAAGGCGTGAACTTGGATGAACTGGTCACTCATGAATGGCGATTGGATCAAACCGCCCGCGCTTTCTCGCAGAACGCACGCTATGCGGACGGCGTGCT